The sequence below is a genomic window from Mycobacterium sp. ITM-2016-00316.
ACGGGACCTACCACCGGAACCTCGATGGCGGTGAGCACGCCGGTATGCGTCTGGGATAGCCATCCCGCCACCAGCACCGCATCCTCATTTCGCGCACGTACCAGACCGACATCGGTGAAGGCCTGTACCTGGACCCTGGTCACTGGTTGTCCTCCGCACACTCGATCAGGGCGCGCAGATGTGCGCCGAACCCCAACGTGTCGCCATGCTTGACCGGATGCGGTGCATAGGGGGCCACCGCCACCCCGTTCACCGTGGTGCCGTTGGTGGACAACTGATCTTCCACCACGACCGAACCGTCGGCGACTCGGATCACCGCGTGCCGGCGCGACACATTGTCGAATTCCGATATCTGACTGCCACATTCGATCCCGAAGTCACGGCCGATGTTCAGCACACCCGACGACGGAACGGTGATGGGACCCCACGGGAAACGAACTCGGGCAACCTCGTCGGATACCGGCGCGGCCGCGGGATCCTCCCGTACCGCCCGCCGGGCCCGCAGATGTGGATGCTCGCTGGCCTGCGGATGCAGCGGGCAGGGTTGCGGCATATCGCATCCGGGAGCGGCGCAGACAATCGGTGGCGTCTCGGCCGGCGGCACGTAGGGCATCCAGTCTTCGATACACCCGGGCGAGTGGCAGGACTCCCCGTCGAACGGTCCGTGTGCCTTGCACAAGTTCATGGCCGCCACGACGGCTCCTCCAAGGCAACCCCGTCGGAGCGCAACGACAACTCCAAGCGGCGCAGATCACCGCGACGGGGAATGCCGATCATCCATACCTTTCCCCCACTGACGGTGAACTGCATCTGCGGGTTGGCGGTGCTCCGGTCCATATGGTCGGCGTAGACCCGCCGGCCACGCTCTGTCAATGCCACCAGTCGTTGATTGGCCGATCCTCGCCAGACCAGATCGGTAGGTTGCTCCACACGGAACAGGCCGGTGATCAACGCGTCGATACCGTCCGCCGCCCAGGGGCATCGGTCCAGGAAC
It includes:
- a CDS encoding FHA domain-containing protein — encoded protein: MNLCKAHGPFDGESCHSPGCIEDWMPYVPPAETPPIVCAAPGCDMPQPCPLHPQASEHPHLRARRAVREDPAAAPVSDEVARVRFPWGPITVPSSGVLNIGRDFGIECGSQISEFDNVSRRHAVIRVADGSVVVEDQLSTNGTTVNGVAVAPYAPHPVKHGDTLGFGAHLRALIECAEDNQ